A window of Thermoplasmatales archaeon contains these coding sequences:
- the psmA gene encoding archaeal proteasome endopeptidase complex subunit alpha — translation MKPQMAYDRAITVFSPDGRLFQVEYAREAVKRGTTTVGIKFKKGVALIVDKRITSHLIEPSSIEKIFKIDDHIGCATSGLVADARALVERARIEAQINRLTYDKPIQVKTLTRKICDFKQTYTQYGGVRPFGTALLIGGVDDSGAHLFATDPSGAMVEYKATAEGEGRDAAIEYFEKNYKENLSMEEAIEMGIEAMKSSKEDKKIDKEAIEIGVIEEASEFRILSKKEIEKYFREVR, via the coding sequence ATGAAACCTCAAATGGCATATGATAGGGCAATTACTGTGTTCAGCCCTGATGGAAGGTTATTCCAAGTAGAGTATGCAAGAGAAGCGGTAAAGAGAGGAACTACAACTGTTGGAATAAAATTCAAAAAAGGAGTAGCTCTCATAGTTGATAAGAGAATAACATCCCACCTCATAGAGCCATCCTCAATAGAAAAAATATTCAAGATAGATGATCATATTGGATGCGCTACTTCTGGATTGGTTGCAGATGCAAGAGCCCTTGTAGAAAGAGCAAGAATTGAAGCCCAGATAAACAGGCTAACATATGATAAGCCAATACAGGTTAAAACTCTAACTCGCAAGATATGCGATTTCAAGCAGACATATACACAATATGGGGGTGTCCGTCCATTTGGCACTGCATTGCTTATTGGAGGAGTGGATGATAGCGGTGCTCATCTTTTTGCAACTGATCCAAGCGGGGCAATGGTTGAATATAAAGCAACTGCTGAAGGAGAAGGGAGGGATGCAGCAATTGAATATTTTGAAAAGAATTATAAGGAAAACTTAAGCATGGAGGAAGCAATAGAAATGGGAATTGAAGCAATGAAAAGCTCAAAAGAAGATAAAAAAATAGATAAGGAAGCAATAGAAATTGGAGTGATTGAAGAAGCGAGCGAATTCAGAATATTATCAAAAAAGGAAATAGAGAAATATTTTAGGGAGGTAAGATGA
- a CDS encoding ribosome assembly factor SBDS: MVSLDEAIIARYEKKGRHFEILVDPDAIEKILEGKKNVLEALAIDTIFKDARKGDKASEESLKEIFGTLKIEDIALKIIKEGEIQLTVKQRREMIERKKKAIVDWIARYSMDPHTKLPHPRDRIERAMEEAKVNVDAFKPVEEQVKKVIDAIRPIIPISIENVKIEIVIPSAYSGRAYGEIMKISKILKEEWLSNGNLRCVVEIPAGMQSELYEKLNSMTKGEVVSKILK; this comes from the coding sequence ATGGTATCACTTGATGAAGCAATTATTGCAAGATATGAAAAAAAAGGAAGGCACTTCGAAATATTGGTTGATCCAGATGCTATTGAAAAAATACTTGAGGGCAAAAAAAATGTTTTAGAAGCACTTGCAATAGATACTATTTTTAAAGATGCAAGGAAAGGAGATAAAGCAAGCGAGGAATCATTAAAAGAAATTTTTGGAACTTTAAAAATTGAAGATATAGCTCTTAAAATTATAAAGGAAGGAGAAATACAATTAACTGTAAAGCAAAGGAGGGAAATGATAGAAAGAAAGAAGAAAGCAATAGTGGACTGGATTGCCCGCTATTCGATGGACCCGCACACAAAGCTCCCCCATCCGAGGGATAGAATAGAAAGGGCGATGGAGGAAGCAAAAGTTAATGTAGATGCTTTTAAGCCAGTAGAGGAGCAGGTTAAGAAAGTTATAGATGCAATAAGACCAATAATCCCAATAAGCATAGAAAATGTTAAAATAGAGATTGTTATTCCTTCAGCTTATTCAGGAAGGGCATATGGTGAAATTATGAAAATTTCAAAAATATTAAAAGAGGAATGGCTTTCAAACGGTAACTTGAGATGCGTTGTTGAGATTCCAGCAGGGATGCAGAGCGAACTTTATGAAAAACTCAATAGCATGACAAAAGGAGAAGTTGTTTCAAAGATTTTAAAATGA
- a CDS encoding RNA-binding protein: MIRKIVLPGSLVGDKSKLPGKGTFREGENIYSSRLGILEEKGKYVNVIPLSGVYIPNAGDTIIGVVEEVYRNGWIIDIKSPYSAFLSIENSPWEMGYGETSKYLKEKDIIIGIISNIDEAKNIDVSMKDKQCRKIEDGIVIDIQPSKVPRVIGKKGSMLSTIKRYTGCWIFVGQNGRIWLKGEDEKINLAVEAIKKIEKEAHTFGLTERIIKMLGG; the protein is encoded by the coding sequence ATGATAAGAAAAATTGTTTTACCAGGGTCGTTGGTGGGAGACAAAAGCAAGTTGCCGGGTAAGGGGACATTTAGAGAAGGAGAAAATATATATTCATCCCGCCTTGGAATTTTAGAGGAGAAGGGAAAATATGTAAATGTTATTCCTTTAAGCGGGGTATATATCCCAAATGCAGGGGATACAATTATAGGTGTGGTTGAAGAAGTTTATAGAAATGGATGGATTATTGATATAAAATCGCCATATTCAGCTTTTCTATCGATAGAAAATTCTCCATGGGAGATGGGTTATGGAGAAACATCCAAATATCTGAAAGAAAAGGACATAATAATAGGAATTATATCAAATATTGATGAAGCAAAAAACATCGATGTTTCAATGAAAGATAAGCAGTGCAGAAAAATAGAGGATGGTATTGTTATTGATATCCAGCCATCAAAAGTTCCAAGGGTTATAGGAAAGAAGGGTTCAATGCTTTCTACCATCAAAAGATATACTGGTTGCTGGATATTTGTAGGGCAAAATGGAAGAATATGGCTGAAAGGAGAGGATGAAAAAATTAATTTAGCTGTTGAAGCAATAAAGAAAATTGAAAAAGAGGCTCATACTTTCGGGCTAACTGAAAGAATTATAAAAATGTTAGGTGGTTAA
- a CDS encoding exosome complex exonuclease Rrp41 — MKDGLRIDGRKPDELRKIKIEAGVLYRADGSCYIEWGGNKILAAVYGPREALPRHIQNPTKALVNARYNMASFSVEERKKPGPDRRSTEISKVISEALESVIFTELFPRTTIDICIEVLDAEAGTRCAGITAAAVALADAGIPMYDIPVACAAGKVDGVVVLDLTSDEDKEGEADLPVAIAPRSEEILLMQMDGHLTYKEFEEALELAIKGCREVAKLQKEALLRKYSKEVE, encoded by the coding sequence ATGAAAGATGGATTGAGAATTGATGGAAGAAAACCTGATGAATTGAGAAAAATAAAAATTGAGGCAGGAGTACTTTATCGTGCCGACGGCTCATGCTATATAGAATGGGGAGGAAATAAAATACTGGCAGCGGTTTATGGCCCCAGGGAAGCGTTGCCCCGCCACATTCAGAATCCAACAAAAGCACTTGTGAATGCGAGATATAATATGGCATCTTTCAGCGTAGAAGAGAGAAAAAAACCAGGCCCAGATAGGAGAAGTACCGAAATATCAAAAGTAATTTCAGAGGCATTGGAAAGCGTTATTTTCACAGAGCTTTTTCCAAGGACAACCATCGATATATGTATAGAGGTGCTTGATGCCGAGGCAGGCACAAGGTGCGCGGGCATAACAGCGGCCGCAGTCGCGCTTGCTGATGCTGGAATTCCAATGTATGATATACCCGTTGCATGTGCTGCAGGGAAGGTGGATGGAGTTGTTGTTCTTGATTTGACGAGCGATGAGGATAAGGAAGGGGAAGCTGACCTGCCTGTAGCAATTGCTCCAAGGAGTGAGGAGATACTTTTGATGCAGATGGATGGGCATCTGACATATAAAGAATTTGAGGAAGCTCTTGAACTTGCAATTAAGGGGTGCAGAGAAGTGGCGAAATTGCAGAAAGAAGCACTGCTCAGGAAATATTCAAAGGAGGTGGAATGA
- a CDS encoding exosome complex protein Rrp42 — MDISDLARLSSVKKDYLLKLAKEGKRCDGRKFDEYRDIKIESNILKNAEGSARVKIGNTMVIAGIKLEMGEPYADSPDKGALSTSAELPPLASPEFEPGPPTPEAIELARVVDRGIRESGYIEMEKLCITPGEKVWIVFIDLHIIDYDGNLFDACLLAASAALQNAVIPNERFGLGENIPLPVRSPPVSCTFVKFDNAIVVDPCADEEEVADARFTVAIDENGDIRAMQKGLSGRFTIEEIKNNIKRAQFHASNIRKLLGEKNENKES, encoded by the coding sequence ATGGATATATCTGATCTGGCAAGATTATCAAGTGTTAAGAAGGATTATCTGTTAAAGCTCGCAAAGGAAGGCAAAAGATGTGATGGGAGAAAGTTTGATGAGTATAGGGATATAAAAATTGAGAGTAATATATTAAAAAATGCAGAGGGCTCGGCAAGAGTAAAAATAGGGAACACAATGGTAATAGCAGGAATAAAGCTTGAAATGGGTGAGCCATATGCGGACTCACCTGATAAGGGAGCTTTATCAACATCTGCTGAATTGCCACCTTTGGCATCTCCAGAATTTGAGCCAGGTCCTCCTACACCAGAGGCAATCGAACTTGCGAGGGTTGTAGATCGGGGTATAAGAGAATCTGGATATATAGAGATGGAAAAACTTTGCATTACTCCTGGAGAGAAGGTATGGATTGTTTTCATCGATTTGCATATTATAGATTATGATGGAAATCTGTTTGATGCCTGCCTGCTTGCCGCATCCGCCGCCCTCCAGAATGCGGTCATACCGAATGAAAGGTTCGGGCTGGGGGAAAATATTCCCTTGCCAGTTAGAAGCCCGCCCGTGAGTTGCACATTTGTTAAGTTTGATAATGCAATAGTTGTTGACCCCTGTGCTGATGAAGAAGAAGTGGCTGATGCAAGATTTACGGTTGCCATAGATGAAAATGGGGATATAAGGGCAATGCAGAAGGGGCTTAGTGGGCGTTTTACAATTGAGGAAATAAAAAATAATATAAAGCGTGCGCAATTTCATGCAAGCAACATAAGAAAATTGCTGGGTGAAAAAAATGAGAACAAAGAAAGTTAA
- the rpl37A gene encoding 50S ribosomal protein L37Ae, giving the protein MRTKKVKSTGKFGARYGVKTRHIYREIDEKQRQKYICPKCGRKKVKRESTGIWVCKKCNAKFAGGAYIPETIVKKSVNQIIKSILGEE; this is encoded by the coding sequence ATGAGAACAAAGAAAGTTAAATCCACAGGAAAATTTGGGGCGAGATATGGAGTAAAAACCCGCCACATATATCGTGAAATAGATGAAAAGCAGAGGCAGAAATACATCTGCCCTAAATGCGGTAGGAAAAAAGTTAAGAGGGAAAGCACAGGAATATGGGTATGCAAAAAATGCAATGCAAAATTTGCTGGTGGAGCCTATATACCTGAGACAATAGTTAAAAAGAGTGTTAATCAAATAATAAAAAGTATATTGGGTGAAGAATGA
- a CDS encoding DNA-directed RNA polymerase subunit P → MIIYVCAKCGERVEIDFDRMGMRCPKCEGKIFYKERGPIAKDIKSR, encoded by the coding sequence ATGATAATATATGTATGTGCTAAATGCGGCGAGAGAGTTGAAATTGATTTTGACAGAATGGGAATGAGATGCCCTAAATGCGAAGGGAAGATATTTTATAAGGAGAGAGGACCTATTGCAAAGGATATAAAATCAAGATGA
- a CDS encoding 2TM domain-containing protein, which translates to MKINEIERLAIKRAEGKIAFYTHLAIYIFVNIFLFIVWYFVSRGFPWFIFSLFGWGIGLLTHFIHTFSSTFVDRIVKKEYEKLKK; encoded by the coding sequence ATGAAAATCAATGAAATTGAAAGACTTGCTATTAAAAGAGCGGAGGGAAAAATAGCATTTTATACCCATCTTGCAATCTATATATTTGTGAATATTTTTCTTTTCATAGTGTGGTATTTTGTATCTCGCGGATTTCCATGGTTTATTTTTTCCTTATTTGGATGGGGAATAGGATTACTAACCCATTTCATTCATACTTTTTCATCAACTTTTGTTGACAGAATTGTAAAAAAAGAATATGAAAAATTAAAAAAGTGA
- a CDS encoding nucleotide pyrophosphohydrolase gives MNEVDEIVDEIKFFIKEREWDRYHTPKNIAISISIEANELLEKFQWNDLSFQDVIINEKIKEEISDELADIFIYSLIFLNKAKLDFGEIIKKKIGKNREKYPISQ, from the coding sequence ATGAATGAAGTTGATGAAATTGTTGATGAAATAAAATTTTTTATAAAGGAAAGGGAGTGGGATAGATATCATACCCCGAAAAATATTGCTATATCTATCTCAATAGAAGCAAATGAATTGCTTGAAAAATTTCAGTGGAATGATTTATCCTTTCAGGATGTAATAATTAATGAAAAAATAAAAGAAGAAATATCGGATGAACTTGCTGATATATTTATCTACTCTCTTATTTTTCTCAATAAAGCAAAACTGGATTTTGGGGAAATTATAAAAAAGAAAATTGGGAAAAATAGAGAAAAATATCCTATAAGCCAGTAG
- a CDS encoding TldD/PmbA family protein has product MIEYLKEFDEYIIKEERSIAKQVRFYRNKVEILNTWNRREVYITLYKDGRKMTFSIENPDRKKIKKRIEEAKKFFKFIPPSPFSISIDRNYSNKKIFDRNVVDEEKILDTANQVINSSTGEVAGSLYSRIENIRLINSKGIDESDKNSMFYISCRMLKNDCSAHYTFCSRKIGKIDEKEIDEEKEYINKKMKFKKVKEGKYKILFSPLAFSNLSSNFADFSSAFFVKSGYSFLDGKMGKKVASENISIYDSGIEKDGLFSRKFDDEGVATRKTVIVERGILKNYLYNSVTAKEYGKNTTGNAGIVVPVPWNTIIDKGDCKKEEMMEELNGIFITNIWYTRFKNYRTGDFSTVARDMAFFVKNGEILYPLKGIRISDKIDRIFKNIEKISKERKQIYWWETSHPVFSPFVTVKNVSVTTGL; this is encoded by the coding sequence ATGATTGAATATTTAAAGGAATTTGATGAGTATATAATCAAGGAGGAAAGGTCGATTGCAAAGCAGGTCAGGTTTTATAGAAATAAGGTAGAAATTTTAAATACATGGAATAGGAGAGAAGTTTATATAACTCTTTATAAAGATGGCAGAAAGATGACATTTTCAATTGAAAATCCAGATAGAAAAAAGATTAAAAAGAGAATTGAAGAAGCAAAAAAATTTTTTAAATTTATTCCTCCTTCACCATTTTCAATAAGCATTGATAGAAATTATTCAAATAAGAAAATTTTTGATAGAAATGTTGTTGATGAAGAAAAAATTTTAGATACAGCAAATCAGGTTATAAACTCATCAACTGGCGAAGTCGCTGGAAGTTTATATAGCAGGATAGAAAATATAAGGTTGATAAATTCAAAGGGTATAGATGAATCTGATAAAAATAGCATGTTTTATATCTCCTGCAGAATGTTGAAAAATGATTGCTCAGCACATTACACTTTTTGTTCAAGAAAAATTGGTAAAATAGATGAAAAAGAAATAGATGAGGAAAAGGAGTATATAAATAAAAAGATGAAATTTAAAAAAGTTAAAGAAGGAAAATATAAAATTTTATTTTCACCTCTTGCTTTCTCAAATCTTTCTTCAAATTTTGCTGATTTTTCTTCCGCATTTTTTGTAAAATCCGGCTATTCCTTTTTAGATGGAAAAATGGGTAAAAAAGTTGCAAGTGAAAATATAAGTATATATGATAGTGGAATTGAAAAAGATGGCTTGTTTTCAAGAAAATTTGATGATGAAGGAGTGGCAACTAGAAAAACAGTTATAGTTGAAAGAGGGATTTTAAAAAATTATCTTTATAACAGCGTTACTGCAAAGGAATACGGAAAAAATACAACGGGAAACGCAGGAATAGTTGTTCCTGTTCCATGGAATACAATTATAGACAAAGGAGATTGCAAAAAGGAGGAAATGATGGAAGAGCTAAATGGTATTTTTATAACAAATATCTGGTATACAAGATTTAAGAATTATCGCACGGGAGATTTTTCCACCGTTGCAAGAGATATGGCTTTTTTTGTAAAGAATGGAGAAATTTTGTATCCTCTGAAAGGAATAAGAATAAGTGATAAAATTGATAGAATTTTTAAAAACATAGAAAAAATTTCTAAAGAGAGAAAACAGATATACTGGTGGGAAACTTCTCATCCAGTTTTTTCGCCATTTGTAACAGTAAAAAATGTTAGTGTAACTACTGGCTTATAG
- a CDS encoding TldD/PmbA family protein produces MEELAEYAIKNSKYYTEIRIEKEKIDEIIFTNGEFIDINSDEKYGFSIRVIDKSVGFYSSNVVNKKEIRRGLEIAEKIASIGKNKIFLSEEKINEDRYEIKGKDFQIDEKIDLLKNLSGFNKKNFISFREKQIEKIYMNSEGSKIFSKIPRVYLYYLITVGREQASREFGNVSGCEVIEEWRIEEKMEEDINFLKKIEKGKKAPKKGDVILSPLISGLIAHEGCGHPFEADRIVGRELAQAGKSYIRQDMLGRKIANEVVSIEDNPLIEGAYGYYKYDDEGVKARKRELIKEGKINEFLHNRQTAYEMNCKSNASSRANYGKEPIIRMANTYFKQGDYSFEEMVEEIKNGVYMITFMEWNIDDRRINQKYVGNEAYTIKNGEIAGIAKHPCIELSTFEIFSKIDAVGKNIEFHPATCGKSEPIQDIEVSTGGADIRIRDIRIK; encoded by the coding sequence GTGGAAGAACTTGCAGAATATGCAATAAAAAATTCAAAATATTATACAGAGATAAGGATAGAGAAAGAAAAAATAGATGAAATTATATTTACAAATGGTGAGTTTATAGATATAAACAGTGATGAAAAATATGGTTTTTCAATAAGAGTTATAGATAAATCTGTTGGCTTTTATTCTTCAAATGTTGTAAATAAAAAAGAAATCAGGAGAGGGTTGGAGATAGCGGAGAAAATAGCAAGCATCGGAAAAAATAAAATTTTTTTAAGCGAGGAAAAAATAAATGAAGATAGATATGAAATAAAGGGAAAAGATTTTCAAATTGATGAAAAAATTGATTTATTAAAAAATTTAAGCGGATTTAATAAAAAAAATTTTATATCTTTTAGGGAAAAGCAAATTGAAAAAATATACATGAACAGCGAGGGAAGCAAAATTTTTTCAAAAATTCCAAGAGTTTATCTTTATTATTTAATAACAGTTGGAAGGGAACAGGCAAGCAGAGAATTTGGAAATGTTTCAGGATGTGAAGTTATTGAAGAATGGAGAATAGAGGAAAAAATGGAGGAGGATATAAATTTCCTGAAAAAAATAGAAAAGGGAAAAAAAGCGCCAAAAAAAGGAGATGTTATTTTAAGCCCATTAATAAGTGGATTGATTGCTCATGAGGGATGCGGCCATCCATTTGAAGCGGACCGCATAGTTGGGCGGGAGTTGGCGCAGGCGGGAAAATCATATATAAGGCAGGATATGCTGGGAAGAAAAATTGCAAATGAAGTGGTGAGCATTGAAGACAATCCTTTGATTGAGGGGGCCTATGGCTACTATAAATATGATGATGAAGGGGTTAAAGCGAGGAAAAGAGAATTGATTAAGGAAGGAAAGATAAATGAATTTTTGCATAATCGCCAGACCGCTTATGAAATGAATTGCAAAAGCAATGCTTCTTCAAGAGCAAACTATGGAAAGGAACCAATCATAAGGATGGCAAATACATATTTCAAACAGGGAGATTACAGTTTTGAGGAAATGGTTGAAGAAATTAAAAATGGTGTTTATATGATAACATTTATGGAATGGAATATAGATGATAGAAGAATAAACCAGAAATATGTTGGAAATGAAGCTTATACAATAAAAAATGGTGAGATAGCGGGAATTGCAAAGCATCCATGCATAGAACTTTCAACCTTTGAAATTTTCTCAAAAATTGATGCTGTTGGCAAAAATATTGAATTCCACCCCGCTACATGTGGAAAGAGTGAGCCGATACAGGATATAGAGGTTTCTACTGGAGGGGCAGATATAAGGATAAGAGATATAAGGATAAAATGA